The stretch of DNA GgtcacacgctctactgactgagctggccagctACAAGGGTTTTATTGCCTGCCGATGGGATAAAGGGTAGAAATCCGCCGCCTGTTGTCCTCTGCCCATTCTCTTTTTGTCAGGCCTCAGCAGAAAGTTCCCCTGAACACTGACAAGTTCCACTGAACACCTAACATGCTGAAAAAACTGCTTTCAGCATGTTAGGTGTCATATGGTGGTGCTGCCAGCCTGCCAGGGCCAGGCGGCCTTACTGCCCTCCCTTCTTACTCTGTGAGGGTGGTTTTGTGGGGTGATTTAGTGAGAACACCTTTAGGGGACAAAAAGACGTTGCCTGAGACCACACCCTAAAGATCAGTGCGATCTTTTCGAATATTGTATTCTGGTACAAATAGAAAAGTCAGAGGTGTATTCATATACATGTTTACTTGGGGGaaagtttgttttggttttgtttggttttaaataagctttacacccaatgtggggcttaaagtCAACGCCAAAGTTAAGAGTCAGgtactctaccgactgagccagccaggaggccctggggcttttttttttgggggggggatgaTCTTAACTCATTCTGACAAGAGATACATGTGGGaatacttaaatacttaaattcTAAACACAAAAGTATAATTACAAAGCAGGTGATACAAAATACATGTACCCTtggtaatggaaaaaaaattgaagttattCAGAAATAGCAAATGAACGATCATCTAGTctcaataacaatttttttagattttatttacttggggggcggggagagagcgagcacgtgagcacaagctgggggaggggcagaggcaaagggtaAGTGgaccctgtgctgagcagggagcttgccatgggctccatcccaggaacctgggatcatgacctgagctgaaggtagatgctcaaccagctgagctagGTGTGTCCCAATAACAAATCACCTTAAAATTATTcctcagataaatatttttactcagaaaaaaaaatattctttttatttcaaagaagtaCATGTTCGTCTTAGAAAGCTTGGAAATGCAGATAAGCAAAAAACAAGAGATCTAGTACCAGAAATAACCTCATGATGAACTTCCTAACCATCCTTCTAGAGATtcctatatactttttttttttaaagattttatttatttattcatgagagacacagagagagagaggcagagacacaggcagagggagaattaggctcctcgcagggagcctgacacaggacttgatcctgggaccaggatcatgcgctgagccaaaggcagacgctcaaccaactgagccacccaggcatccctatatactttctttttgaaggaaaaaaattaggatCAGATTTTATACTGTtctgtaatttgcttttttcatttatttttttatttttaagatttatttatttattcagagagagaggcagagacacaggcagagggaggggcaggctccacgcagggagcccgacgtgggactcgatcccgggtctccaggatcacaccccgggctgtagggggcactaaactgctgcaccaccagggctgccttgcttttttcatttaatattagaaacatattttttttaaagattttatttatttattaatgagagacacagagagagagagagattggcagagacacaggcagagggagaatccacatgcagggagccccatgtgggattcaatcccaggactccaggatcacgccctgagccaaaggcaggcgctaaaccactgagctgcccagggatcccctagaaacaCCTTTATATGTCAGAAGTAGTaatctgtgaatatttttaaatgattcatgttatttcattgtatgaatacattctcagagaaatttaaaaacctctccagaaattaatttttttttttagtaatctctactcccaatgtggggctcgaactcacaacccccaaaACAAGAGTTGTATGCTacaatgactgagccagccagatgcccccatcctcttaagttctttaaataaaagctagaaaaaaaagtaaaattagtcaCAGGTATTTTAAGTTTactttgtttccagttttataaTGTGAAGGCAAAAATTGAAATTTCTCATAATCCCACCACTTAAAGGTATGTCActccttttgtgtttttccttctagtctctTTCCtcccatatgtatatatgtatttttttaaaagcaaaattgcTCATTGattataaaaagctttttaaaaaagggtttctGCTTACAATTGAAGATTGGAGAGGGGGTGTCTTATATGGGGGTTTGTCAGGATTCTCTGAATATGATCCAAGAACACTGTGGGAAACGAGAAGAAGGAATCCTTCTGAAGAAGGAGGACTGTAGGCCTTCTCCCCTGTCCCCTTATACCTATCCCTCTCTGgagcaaggaggaaggaggggaggctgCTGATGGCCTTGAGTCTAATGTAATCACAGGCCAAAGGGAGGTGGGAGTGTTATTTGCAACTGTAGGAGATGGAATTATACCAGATTATATCAAGAGCAGGGGAAGGCATTTATGCTCTCTAGGGAAGAGATGGACCTGAGGCAATTAGAATTTTTCCCCCTGTAACTTTAGTGACTCTTGTATTACACCAGTGTATCTGGTAGAGAAAAGTCCATGATCTTTTTGGTGATATCAAGAGAACCCTAAGAATTCCTTTATCGGGTGGCCCGTCTGCGGGGCCTCCCAGTTGCcaacctgctgggattttgaggGGCTCTTTGCTTTTGGTGAGCAGCCTGGTATAGCAGCAGGAAGTGAGGCTGGGAACCAGTCTTAATGTCTTGAGCAGAGCTTGGGGGTTGAGAGTGGGAGACAGATGAGAAGAAAGCCAGAAGCACTTTCTCTGAGATCCCTTAAGAGAGGACGAATACATAGTCCTTAAAAGGTCAGCATATGTAATGTCCACCAAACCCAAAACACAGGACCAGTGGTGCTGGAGAGTTGccttctgccccctcccaccccatcttTCATTCTGGcacaaacatttatagaaattGAACACAGATTCCAAATGGAAATTCACCAGGTGAGGCAGGCAGTGTCAGCTTCGACCAGGTGGGCGCCGGCCAGGGACTTCCCTGCTGGGAAAGCTGTTCCTCTGGCTGGTGTTCACCATGCATGTGTGCCTCTCTGCcttgcctccctgcccccagggttCTGGCTGGTGTggaccatcatcatcatcctgaGCTGCTGCTGTGTGTGCCACCACCGCCGAGCCAAGCATCGCCTTCAGGCCCAGCAGCGGCAGCATGAGATCAACCTGATTGCCTACCGAGAAGCCCACAATTACTCAGCGCTGCCATTTTATTTCAGTACGTACACCAAAAGCCCCCAAACTCCACCCTTCTGAACCCAGGATACAAACTGTGGGCCCCTGTGGGCCCCCTTGCCCAGCACAGTGCAGAGTCTCTCTCGCAGGTATGGGAATAGGGGGGTGCTCACCATTAGCACAGAGGAGCAGGTGCTGTGCCCTGAAGCCACTGGGTCATTCCAAATCCACATGGGCCTATTTTCTTAAGGCAGGTAGTCAGATAGTCAGATGGTGTATGATGCAAGTGAATCAAGACTTAGATTTCTGTGGCCTGAAATCCTCCCATTTTGCTTAGTGCCCTGTGATATCCCTGAGGCTGCCATGAAAGGGGCAGGTGTGTGTGCGGGGTGACATTGGGATGTCCTGAGAACCAAGAAACTGCCTGACTCACCGAAGGACACTCACCTAACTTCTCTGGGGGTTCCTTGCAAGTGACCCTCTAAGAGTCCAGGGAGGCCCAGCTTGTCCAAAGCCATTCTACAGTGTGTTCTACAGAACAAAGTGGTCATGGGTATGGAATTCCACATCTAGAAGTGTCAAGTGTTTAGCACAgtacttggcatatagtaagtgctcagtaaatgctagcaGTTATTGTTTTAACCAAACCATCTGTGCCTTGAGATACTCAGCACATTCAAAAGATAACTTACCTGGCATGTCGGTAATAAGCCTTGTTTGGCAGGCCCCTCACCCTTCGCTGGTAACCCACCTGCTCCCAATCTGAGTCAAGATGAGGTTCGGTTTGTCTTTCCAGACCACCTCCGTCCACACTAGAGGGAGGGACAACACGGATTTCTAATCTCCCAGAAAAAGGCCCTTTTCATGGTCCATACATCTGGGATGGTGGGGGACAAGAAAAACGTAGTCAGGAAGTCTTAAATTAGGGTCCCTGACACTGAGGCCTATGGGACGCAGACGAAGGACACAGTCTGAACAAGAAACCTGAGACCCAGGGGCATGTGGAAACAGAAACGCTGTGGGCAGAAATGATCTCTTGGACGTCCACCCCTTGACTCCAGACAGGCAGAAGATCTTGCCTGTGAAGCAGGTTTAGGGGCTCTCAGATTTCAAGAAGCTAGATTAGGTCACTCCCAGGCTGtcctttttttccacaaaactgccccacccctctgccctgctgACAAGCAGGAGCTGTAGTTGTCGCTCAGTGGGTATGCCCAGGGTGGGAGAGGCATATGTTGAGTGCAAGCTCTGCACTCTGTCCTAGAACAATTGCCAGTGCAGTAAtttctcctccctgcctccccattTTAGGGTTTTTGCCAAACTATTTACTACCTCCTTATGAGGAAGTGGTGAACCGACCTCCGACTCCTCCCCCACCGTACAGTGCCTTCcagctccagcagcagcagctgcctgCACCTTGTGGTCCTACGGGCGGCAGCCCCCCAGGCGCCGacccccccaggggcccccagggcGCGCAGAGCAGTCCCTTGTCTGGGCCCAGCAGAAGCAGCACGAGACCCCCAAGCATCGCTGACCCTGAGCCCTCCGACGTGCCCACCGGCACAGCAGCCACCAAAGCCcccgggatggagcccagtgGCTCTGTGGCTGGCCTGGGGGAGCTGGACCCTGGGGCCTTCCTGGACAAAGATTCCGACTGTAAGGAGGAGCTGCTGAGAGACTACAGCTCCGAGCAGGGCAGCGCCCTCCCCGATAGCAAAGACAAGACGCCTGGCAGACACCGCCGCTTCACGGGTGACTCGGGcattgaggtgtgtgtgtgcaaccGGGGCCACCATGACGATGACCTCAAGGAGTTCCACACGCTCATTGACGACGCTCTGGATGGACCCCTGGACTTCTGTGACAGCTGCCACGTGCGGTCCCCGGGCGACGAGGAGGAAGGGCTCTGTCAGCCCTCCGAGGAGCAGGCCCGAGAGCCCGGGCACCCCCACCTGCCACGGCCCCCCGCCTGCCTGCTGCTGAACACCATCAATGAGCAGGACTCCCCAAACTCGCAGAGCAGCAGCTCTCCCAGCTAGAGCAGGCCCTGCCTGCACCTGAGAACTTGGCAGAGCAACCAGGGTAGGGGAGCCCCCTGAGAGAAGCATTAAATGACTTTCAGagaaagtggtacagccacttcCTTCTTCGTTCCCCTCCCCACCGCCCGCTCCTGCATTTTCCTCCATCTCCAGGTACAGCTTGGGGAGTGGATGCCTCTCCGCCCACGGGAGCACAGTGTCGCGGAGGGCTGAGAAGTTGGTTCGTTCTGTGACTCATTCCTCATCCCCGACCCTgtcccctttcttctctttgcaaGTCATGTCTCACTTACCCACTTGGGTCAGAGAGATGTGTGTTTCAGAAGCCCCCAAGGAGGGGGCTGAGACTGTGCCCTGAGGTGACTCTTGGTGGTGGAGTGGGTCTGTGCCCTGGTGTTCGTTTCAGAGAACTTTGCTGTGTCTCGGTCTGGGAGGGGTGGCAGGTCTCAGCCCTGGGTGAAGAAGGAAGCCCACGGCGCCCCAGGGATCGTTACCCCTTGCTGCCAGTGTCTGTCTGCAGAGCCAGAACTGGGCTAGCCCTGGGAGATGATGAGGGCTGACAGGCAGTTATGAGGCTGGTAGGAGGCTTACTGCTCTCTCAGATTCCAGGTGACGGGGTTGATGTACCACCGTGCATCCCTGAAGGGCCCTTCCCAGTGGGTTCTGGCTGGCCACAGCCCGGCTCAGTATGGAACATTCTCTCACCTTCTTTGGGGTTTCTCTttaaacagcaacaacagcagcaacaaaagcAAGCTGAATACAAGAACTTTACCAGCGGGCAGGCAAGAATTCTGTTCTGGAAAGGGGAAGTTTGTGGCTCTGTCCCAAATTGACCTTCAAAGAACCTGGCTGCCATTGAGCTAGGAGGAGGTGTTTTGTGTGCAGGCATGGgcctgggtgggtggcagggTGGGAGTCAGGGGCTGTCTCTGGAACTTCTGTGGGAGCACAGGAGAACCTAGGCCATGGAGGTGGATCTGGTGCAGCTTGCTGCATCTCTGCCCTCTGGTCTGTGCCTATAGGTGACCAGGGTCTTCCCCAACCCAAACACACAGCCCGCAGGCCCTTGTGTGTCTCACTGTTCCATATGAACAAAGGGGGCTACAGGTCctaagagagggcagccccatAGCCTGGCTTTTACACAGTATTTTCTCTTGATTCTGAATAAGTTCTtctgttgtgttgtttttgtctttatttttaaactgaccACTTGGAAGAAATGGCTTGGTTATCTGTGGCTTTCATGCCCTTTCCCCTGCCTTATCCGCAGCCCCCTTTGTGAGTGGGGTGGCTAACTTTTGTAGCCTATGTAAACAGCCCAAGTGGCCCAGGTAGGAGGGTGAAGGCAGTAGTCTGGAAGGACTGCAGGATCCTTATTACTGTAGTTTGGCTTCAGATAACCAGTTGAGCTTTGATAGGAATAACCTGATGGAGAAAGCAAACAGCTAAAACTCACATTCCCTGTCCAGTGCTGTT from Canis lupus familiaris isolate Mischka breed German Shepherd chromosome 28, alternate assembly UU_Cfam_GSD_1.0, whole genome shotgun sequence encodes:
- the WBP1L gene encoding WW domain binding protein 1-like isoform X4 codes for the protein MHQLRAEGTRVERVERVERQPSRLRLQREDKETCVGTNNQSYICDTGHCCGQSQCCNYYYELWWFWLVWTIIIILSCCCVCHHRRAKHRLQAQQRQHEINLIAYREAHNYSALPFYFRFLPNYLLPPYEEVVNRPPTPPPPYSAFQLQQQQLPAPCGPTGGSPPGADPPRGPQGAQSSPLSGPSRSSTRPPSIADPEPSDVPTGTAATKAPGMEPSGSVAGLGELDPGAFLDKDSDCKEELLRDYSSEQGSALPDSKDKTPGRHRRFTGDSGIEVCVCNRGHHDDDLKEFHTLIDDALDGPLDFCDSCHVRSPGDEEEGLCQPSEEQAREPGHPHLPRPPACLLLNTINEQDSPNSQSSSSPS
- the WBP1L gene encoding WW domain binding protein 1-like isoform X3 produces the protein MPFLLGLRQDKETCVGTNNQSYICDTGHCCGQSQCCNYYYELWWFWLVWTIIIILSCCCVCHHRRAKHRLQAQQRQHEINLIAYREAHNYSALPFYFRFLPNYLLPPYEEVVNRPPTPPPPYSAFQLQQQQLPAPCGPTGGSPPGADPPRGPQGAQSSPLSGPSRSSTRPPSIADPEPSDVPTGTAATKAPGMEPSGSVAGLGELDPGAFLDKDSDCKEELLRDYSSEQGSALPDSKDKTPGRHRRFTGDSGIEVCVCNRGHHDDDLKEFHTLIDDALDGPLDFCDSCHVRSPGDEEEGLCQPSEEQAREPGHPHLPRPPACLLLNTINEQDSPNSQSSSSPS
- the WBP1L gene encoding WW domain binding protein 1-like isoform X2; its protein translation is MERRRLLGGMALLLLQALPSPLSARAEPPQDKETCVGTNNQSYICDTGHCCGQSQCCNYYYELWWFWLVWTIIIILSCCCVCHHRRAKHRLQAQQRQHEINLIAYREAHNYSALPFYFRFLPNYLLPPYEEVVNRPPTPPPPYSAFQLQQQQLPAPCGPTGGSPPGADPPRGPQGAQSSPLSGPSRSSTRPPSIADPEPSDVPTGTAATKAPGMEPSGSVAGLGELDPGAFLDKDSDCKEELLRDYSSEQGSALPDSKDKTPGRHRRFTGDSGIEVCVCNRGHHDDDLKEFHTLIDDALDGPLDFCDSCHVRSPGDEEEGLCQPSEEQAREPGHPHLPRPPACLLLNTINEQDSPNSQSSSSPS